One window of the Manihot esculenta cultivar AM560-2 chromosome 14, M.esculenta_v8, whole genome shotgun sequence genome contains the following:
- the LOC110631101 gene encoding transcription factor bHLH120 yields the protein MFPSHQNNELSFQISSTPYQETSVPQDMILILQGHTTADGIDPCNENKKRKDQQRIPCFSRKKDEKSAEISTKKIMHRDFERRRRQDMTTLYTSLRNLLPLEYIKGKRAISDQIHQAEKYIKDLQKKIKQLSLYRDEMKNSSNLRALGHEAEGERINSFAPTSVVVRSSFLGVEIVISSGGLGKQVFHLSRVLELLREEGLDVVCFTSAKVNQRVIHTIQSEVPLPTINQ from the exons ATGTTTCCCTCACACCAGAACAACGAGCTCTCCTTCCAGATTTCTTCTACTCCGTACCAAGAAACCTCAGTTCCACAAGATATGATCCTGATTCTGCAGGGTCATACTACAGCAGATGGCATTGACCCATGTAATgagaataaaaagagaaaagaccagCAGCGAATCCCATGTTTTAGTCGCAAGAAAGACGAGAAATCTGCTGAAATTAGTACCAAGAAGATTATGCATAGAGATTTTGAGAGACGAAGAAGGCAAGATATGACCACCCTTTACACTTCTCTTAGAAATCTGCTACCTCTTGAATATATCAAG GGAAAGCGTGCAATATCGGATCAAATCCACCAAGCAGAGAAATATATAAAAGATTTGCAAAAGAAGATTAAACAACTTAGTTTGTACAGAGATGAGATGAAAAACTCATCCAATTTGAGAGCTCTCGGCCATGAGGCTGAGGGTGAGAGGATAAATAGCTTTGCTCCAACTTCGGTAGTGGTACGCTCATCATTTCTTGGGGTTGAGATCGTGATCAGTAGTGGTGGCTTAGGGAAGCAAGTTTTTCACCTTTCAAGAGTATTGGAATTGCTTCGTGAAGAAGGGCTAGATGTCGTTTGTTTTACTTCCGCCAAAGTAAATCAAAGAGTTATCCACACCATCCAATCTGAGGTACCATTACCAACCATAAATCAATGA
- the LOC110600646 gene encoding transcription factor bHLH36, translated as MFPLQQGNELCFQISSNTRNEIPQDLITSHPALYGSTDVADDLGQSRRRKSISMDNDQSARDNSNDKKKLLHRDIERQRRQEMTTLYASLRSLLPLEYIKGKRSISDHMNEAVNYIKHLKKRIKELDSKRDELKKKTNFRNIPIQSSGNSNNCSLSTGFIIRPCLSGIQIVFSSGFGEQSSSLSRALQLLLEAEISVVNCVSTKVNERVFHTIHAEVKDSTCVNLSELQQKLNPLVP; from the exons ATGTTTCCTTTACAACAAGGCAATGAACTGTGCTTCCAGATTTCTTCTAATACTCGCAACGAAATCCCACAAGATTTGATTACCTCTCATCCTGCGCTTTATGGCAGTACTGATGTAGCAGATGACTTGGGACAAAGTAGGCGGCGAAAATCCATTTCTATGGACAATGATCAGAGTGCTAGGGATAACAGTAATGATAAGAAGAAGTTGTTGCATAGGGATATTGAACGCCAAAGAAGGCAAGAAATGACTACCCTTTATGCATCCCTTCGATCTTTACTCCCTCTTGAATATATCAAG GGAAAGCGTTCAATATCTGACCACATGAACGAGGCTGTGAATTATATAAAGCACCTGAAGAAAAGGATCAAAGAACTAGATTCCAAGAGGGATGAGTTGAAGAAGAAGACTAATTTCAGAAATATTCCCATACAAAGTAGTGGAAATTCAAATAACTGTTCCCTAAGTACGGGATTCATAATCCGTCCTTGTTTGAGCGGCATTCAGATTGTGTTTAGTAGCGGCTTTGGGGAGCAAAGTTCGAGCCTATCAAGAGCACTGCAACTACTCCTTGAAGCTGAAATTTCTGTAGTTAACTGTGTTTCCACCAAAGTGAATGAAAGGGTATTTCACACCATCCATGCTGAG GTGAAAGATTCAACTTGCGTAAATCTATCCGAGCTGCAGCAGAAATTAAACCCGCTTGTCCCTTGA
- the LOC110630728 gene encoding alpha-L-fucosidase 1, translating into MAKLWCFLCIITFIQLFKFVISKRELLPTPPLPILPLPSFSQLKWQQRELIMFFHFGVNTFTDSEWGTGHENPAIFNPVGLNAKQWVDTAAEAAVSLVILTAKHHDGFCLWPSKYTRHSVASSPWKNGHGDVVQELVNAAKNHGGVDVGLYLSPWDRHDRRYGHNLPYNEYYLAQLQELLSKYGDVREIWFDGAKGSNAPNMSYYFSSWFAMVKELQSSINIFSDAGPDVRWVDNENGFAGTTSWSTINRTSLSIGNGSIMDYLNTGDPKGTDWLPAECDVSIRKGWFWHKSESPKKLSKLLDIYYKSVGRNCVLLLNVPPNSTGLISDTDVQRLKQFRNAIDTIFTSNLAEKCSIKASSQRGGKDGDFGPENVIDRDHLRTYWVPRDEEKEGSWIEIRCNEGLRFNVIRIQEAIGLGQRIKRHEIYVDGKKVGKGTTVGYKRLHKLEEKVVKGQIVRIKFLKSREVPVISSIGLHYDPF; encoded by the exons ATGGCTAAGCTATGGTGCTTTCTGTGCATAATTACATTCATTCAACTTTTCAAATTTGTCATTTCAAAACGGGAGCTACTTCCAACCCCACCATTACCAATCCTACCACTCCCATCATTTTCCCAATTGAAATGGCAACAGAGGGAGCTCATCATGTTCTTCCACTTCGGGGTCAATACATTCACGGACTCCGAGTGGGGCACTGGCCATGAGAATCCAGCCATTTTTAACCCGGTTGGTCTCAACGCCAAACAGTGGGTCGATACAGCAGCTGAAGCAGCAGTCTCTCTGGTGATACTAACTGCAAAACACCACGATGGGTTCTGCTTGTGGCCTAGTAAATACACTCGCCATTCTGTGGCTAGTAGTCCATGGAAGAACGGCCATGGAGATGTAGTCCAGGAACTTGTGAATGCAGCCAAGAACCATGGTGGGGTTGACGTGGGATTGTATCTATCACCGTGGGATCGACACGATAGAAGATATGGACACAATTTACCATACAACGAGTACTACTTGgctcagttgcaagagctgctAAGCAA GTATGGGGATGTGAGAGAGATATGGTTTGATGGAGCTAAGGGTTCAAATGCGCCAAATATGTCATATTACTTCTCATCTTGGTTTGCGATGGTGAAAGAGTTACAGAGCTCCATCAATATATTCTCTGATGCGGGTCCTGATGTCAGATGGGTTGACAATGAAAATGGATTTGCAGGAACTACAAGCTGGTCCACCATTAATCGGACTTCTCTTTCAATCGGAAATGGTAGTATTATGGA TTATCTGAACACCGGTGATCCAAAAGGGACAGATTGGCTACCAGCAGAGTGTGATGTTTCCATCAGAAAGGGATGGTTTTGGCATAAATCTGAGTCACCCAAGAAGCTGAGCAAACTACTTGATATCTACTACAAATCTGTCGGTAGAAACTGTGTACTTTTGCTGAATGTTCCACCCAATTCAACTGGCCTCATATCTGACACTGATGTTCAAAGATTGAAGCAATTCAGAAACGCAATTGACACAATTTTTACTTCCAATTTGGCAGAGAAATGCTCTATAAAAGCTAGCAGCCAAAGAGGAGGTAAAGATGGTGACTTTGGACCAGAAAACGTGATAGACAGGGACCATTTGCGAACATACTGGGTTCCaagagatgaagaaaaagaggGCAGTTGGATTGAGATTCGATGTAATGAAGGGCTAAGATTTAACGTCATTAGAATTCAAGAAGCAATTGGTCTTGGTCAGAGGATCAAACGGCATGAAATTTATGTAGATGGAAAGAAGGTTGGTAAAGGGACAACAGTGGGGTACAAGAGGCTCCATAAGCTTGAAGAGAAGGTCGTTAAGGGCCAAATTGTGAGGATTAAGTTTTTGAAGTCAAGAGAAGTGCCAGTGATTTCTTCCATTGGTTTGCACTATGACCCTTTTTAG
- the LOC110599691 gene encoding DEAD-box ATP-dependent RNA helicase 7, which translates to MPSIALANNSSDSKDKKEKKMKKKIALETSEPQDEIFSDKKQKKKDKKKRKAMEIDSEDEERSETSSELVEPVNLKSEKTKKNKKAKLAEEDDEGEGEVAKAEDPNAISRFRISGPLREKLKSKGIESLFPIQARTFDDVLDGSDLVGRARTGQGKTLAFVLPILESLTNGPAKASRKTGYGRPPSVLVLLPTRELASQVYDDFKVYGEALGLVSCCLYGGASYHPQEMSLKRGVDIVVGTPGRIKDHIERGNIDLSLLKFRVLDEADEMLRMGFVEDVELILGKVEDVSKVQTLLFSATLPDWVKHISSRFLKSTKKTIDLVGNEKMKASTSVRHIVLPCFTSAIPQLIPDIIRCYSSGGRTIIFTEKRESANELAGLLHGARALHGEIQQSQREVTLSGFRSGKFMTLVATNVAARGLDINDVQLIIQCEPPRDVEAYIHRSGRTGRAGNTGVAVMLYDPRRSNISKIQRESGVKFEHITAPKPADIAKAVGVEAAEKITEVSDSVVPAFKSAAEDLLNNSGLSAVELLAKALATAAGYTEVKSRSLLTSMENHVTLLLEAGKPIYTPSFAFGMLRRFLPEDKIDSSVKGMTLTADGNGAVFDVPAADLDAFLAGQENAANVSLEVLQALPPLQERDQSRGRFGGGGGGRGRGGFSDRSGGSRFSGGKGGRGGGFSDRRNDRFSNGFGGRRNGKKW; encoded by the exons ATGCCATCCATAGCTCTAGCCAATAACTCCTCAGATTCTAAAgacaagaaagagaagaagatgaagaagaaaataGCTTTGGAAACCTCAGAGCCCCAGGATGAGATcttttctgacaaaaagcagaagaagaaagatAAGAAGAAGCGAAAAGCTATGGAAATTGACTCTGAAGATGAAGAGAGGAGCGAGACGAGTTCGGAGCTTGTCGAGCCCGTTAATTTGAAGTCagagaaaacaaagaagaataagaaggcAAAGTTGGCTGAGGAGGATgatgagggagagggagaggtaGCGAAGGCCGAGGATCCCAACGCTATATCGAGGTTTCGCATATCCGGCCCCCTTAGAGAGAAGCTCAAGTCTAAAGGGATCGAGTCGTTGTTCCCAATTCAGGCCAGAACCTTCGATGATGTTCTCGACGGGTCTGACTTGGTTGGGCGCGCACGGACTGGTCAG GGTAAAACTCTGGCTTTTGTGTTGCCTATTTTGGAGTCTCTTACAAATGGGCCTGCAAAGGCATCAAGAAAGACCGGGTATGGCAGGCCTCCAAGCGTTCTGGTTCTTCTACCCACCAGGGAGTTGGCCAGTCAG GTGTATGATGACTTCAAAGTTTATGGTGAGGCATTGGGCTTGGTATCTTGCTGTTTGTATGGAGGAGCTTCATACCATCCTCAGGAGATGAGCTTAAAGAGAGGGGTGGATATAGTTGTTGGAACACCAGGCCGCATAAAG GATCACATAGAGAGGGGCAATATTGACTTAAGCTTGCTTAAGTTCCGAGTCCTTGATGAGGCGGATGAAATGTTGAGGATGGGTTTTGTTGAGGATGTTGAACTTATTCTTG GAAAAGTTGAGGATGTAAGCAAAGTTCAGACTCTTCTCTTCAGTGCCACCTTGCCAGATTGGGTGAAACAT ATCTCTTCTAGATTTCTGAAATCAACTAAGAAAACCATAGATCTTGTTGGTAATGAGAAAATGAAAGCTAGTACCAGTGTTAGGCATATTGTGCTTCCCTGTTTTACTTCAGCAATACCTCAGCTTATTCCTGATATAATTCGTTGTTATAGCAG TGGAGGCCGTACAATTATTTTCACCGAGAAAAGGGAATCTGCAAATGAACTTGCTGGTTTGTTGCATGGAGCTCGGGCTTTACATGGGGAGATACAACAATCTCAACGTGAG GTCACCCTTTCTGGGTTCAGGTCGGGGAAATTCATGACATTGGTAGCCACGAATGTGGCAGCCCGTGGACTGGATATAAATGATGTGCAATTAATTATCCAG TGTGAGCCTCCTCGTGATGTGGAAGCTTATATACATCGTTCTGGACGCACTGGAAGGGCAG GCAATACTGGAGTTGCTGTAATGCTCTACGATCCAAGGAGGTCCAATATATCAAAGATTCAAAGAGAATCTGGTGTGAAATTTGAGCATATTACTGCCCCTAAGCCTGCTGATATTGCCAAAGCTGTTGGGGTGGAAGCAGCTGAAAAAATAACCGAGGTTTCTGACAG TGTGGTTCCTGCATTCAAGTCTGCAGCAGAGGATCTGTTGAATAACTCTGGTCTGTCAGCAGTAGAATTACTTGCAAAAGCCCTTGCCACAGCTGCT GGTTACACCGAGGTAAAGAGCAGATCACTTCTGACATCTATGGAGAACCATGTTACGTTGCTCCTTGAAGCTGGGAAACCCATCTACACACCATC ATTTGCTTTTGGCATGTTGAGGAGATTCTTGCCAGAGGATAAGATCGACTCATCAGTGAAGGGTATGACTCTCACAGCCGATGGGAATGGTGCTGTGTTTGATGTGCCTGCAGCAGATCTAGACGCATTTCTTGCTG GTCAGGAAAATGCAGCTAATGTCAGCTTAGAAGTTCTACAAGCATTGCCTCCCTTGCAAGAAAGGGACCAATCAAGGGGAAGATTTggcggtggtggtggtggtcgAGGTCGGGGTGGCTTCAGTGACAGGAGTGGTGGTAGTAGGTTCTCGGGGGGCAAAGGTGGCAGGGGTGGGGGATTTTCTGATAGAAGAAATGATAGGTTCTCTAATGGCTTTGGCGGTCGCAGGAATGGCAAAAAATGGTGA